In the genome of Perca fluviatilis chromosome 4, GENO_Pfluv_1.0, whole genome shotgun sequence, one region contains:
- the zmynd10 gene encoding zinc finger MYND domain-containing protein 10: protein MDTSVILPVEAEGFVQSLETFSLKEVGSERWFRQHEYIEKLNMQAILNASAMHDEFIKELLVSFGKIPVLVHEMILVEVWKHKVFPILCQLQDFNPNNTFHLYMVIHHEATVINLLETIMYHKDSCEAADDSVLDLVDYCHRKLTLLASKAIREGATTDQHNLTGKAVGSSIEELQMQNAALEFEISLKALSVLRYITDHTESISVINRMLCTHNMPCVLVQLIDCCPWSRCKEGEVEKYINGRWQEIPVEDRLKMTKLDGQVWISLYNLLLKEDCQRKYDFNNFNKNQLLRIRGFLTEVLIDQLPNLVELQRYLAHLAVTDPAPPKKELILEQIPEMWNHIVRENSGRWKAIAKYQVKETFSPSESDLRLQAQRLAKMYNLDVMESLLPEKPKCGSCGKEATKRCSRCQGEWYCHRECQVKHWSKHKRACQLMAEATEKIQRDLHTNS, encoded by the exons ATGGACACGTCTGTAATTCTGCCTGTCGAAGCAGAAGGGTTTGTTCAAAGTCTGGAAACGTTCTCTCTCAAAGAAGTGGGCTCAGAGAG GTGGTTCAGACAGCATGAGTACATTGAGAAACTTAACATGCAAGCGATACTAAATGCTTCTGCCATGCACGATGAGTTCATCAAGGAGCTCCTGGTGTCATTTGGAAAG ATACCTGTTCTGGTCCATGAAATGATCCTTGTCGAGGTGTGGAAGCACAAAGTGTTCCCCATTTTATGTCAGCTGCAGGACTTTAATCCCAACAACACATTTCATCTCTACATGGTG ATCCACCATGAAGCCACGGTCATAAACCTACTTGAAACGATCATGTATCATAAG GATTCATGTGAGGCAGCTGACGACTCTGTTCTTGACTTGGTTGATTACTGCCACCGCAAACTCACCCTGCTGGCCAGCAAAGCGATCAGGGAGGGTGCAACAACTGACCAACACAACCTGACAGGGAAAGCAGTTGGTTCCTCTATAGAG GAGTTGCAGATGCAGAATGCTGCACTGGAGTTTGAAATCTCCCTGAAGGCTCTCTCAGTGCTGCGCTACATCACTGATCACACCGAGAG tatCAGTGTTATTAATCGCATGCTGTGCACCCATAACATGCCTTGCGTGCTGGTTCAGCTGATTGACTGCTGCCCTTGGAGTCGCTGTAAAGAAG GTGAGGTAGAAAAGTACATAAATGGCAGATGGCAGGAGATTCCTGTTGAGGACCGTTTAAAGATGACAAAACTGGATGGTCAGGTCTGGATTTCCCTTTACAATCTGCTGCTGAAGGAAGACTGCCAAAGGAAATATGACTTCAACAACTTCAACAAGAACCAGCTTCTAAGG ATCCGGGGTTTCTTGACAGAGGTGTTGATTGATCAGCTGCCAAACCTGGTGGAGCTTCAGCGTTACCTGGCTCATCTGGCCGTTACAGACCCTGCCCCTCCAAAAAAGGAACTTATTTTAGAACAG ATCCCAGAAATGTGGAACCACATTGTGAGAGAGAATTCTGGGAGGTGGAAGGCAATAGCAAAGTATCAAGTCAAAGAAACTTTCAGCCCATCTGAAAGTGACCTGAGGCTGCAGGCACAGAG GTTGGCTAAGATGTACAATTTGGATGTGATGGAGAGTTTACTCCCTGAGAAGCCAAAGTGTGGATCCTGTGGGAAAGAGGCTACAAAGAGATGCTCTCGATGTCAGGGAGAATGGTATTGTCACAG AGAATGTCAGGTGAAGCACTGGTCTAAACACAAGAGAGCCTGCCAGCTTATGGCTGAGGCCACAGAGAAGATCCAGAGGGACCTGCACACCAACAgctaa